The Garra rufa chromosome 18, GarRuf1.0, whole genome shotgun sequence genome window below encodes:
- the tent5ab gene encoding terminal nucleotidyltransferase 5Ab, whose protein sequence is MEENPSNLSVLNWEQVKRLDVILTESIPIHGKWNFPTLEMKPRDIVEVVRCRMEERKIHVREVRLNGSAASHVLHEDSGLGYKDLDLIFCADLKGEVEFQTVKDIVLDSLLDFLPEGVNKEKITPVTLKEAYVQKMVKVCNDSDRWSLISLSNNSGKNVELKFVDSLRRQFEFSVDSFQIRLDSLLLFYECSENPMAETFHPSIVGESVYGDFNVALDHLQQKLICTRNPEEIRGGGLLKYCHLLVRGFRAASEAEMKLLERYMCSRFFIDFSDLAEQRRKLESYLQNHFVGLEDRKYEYLTTLYSVVNESTVCLMGHERRQTLSLITMLAVRVLAEQNVIPNVTNVTCYYQPAPYIADVNFSNYYIAQVQPVYACQPTHTFSPWLPCN, encoded by the exons ATGGAAGAAAATCCTAGTAACTTGAGCGTGCTGAACTGGGAGCAGGTGAAGCGTCTGGATGTCATCCTTACCGAATCCATCCCCATTCACGGCAAATGGAACTTCCCCACTTTGGAGATGAAACCTCGGGATATCGTCGAAGTCGTGCGGTGTCGAATGGAAGAGCGCAAGATCCACGTCCGGGAGGTTCGGTTGAACGGTTCCGCTGCCAGTCACGTTCTTCACGAGGACAGCGGTTTGGGCTACAAGGACCTGGACCTCATATTTTGCGCGGATCTGAAAGGAGAAGTGGAGTTTCAGACCGTCAAGGATATCGTTCTGGACTCACTTCTGGATTTCCTGCCTGAAGGAGTGAATAAAGAGAAAATCACCCCCGTTACATTAAAG GAGGCTTATGTGCAGAAGATGGTGAAAGTGTGTAATGATTCTGACCGTTGGAGTCTAATCTCCCTCTCCAACAACAGCGGGAAGAATGTTGAACTGAAGTTTGTGGATTCCTTGCGCCGTCAGTTTGAGTTCAGCGTTGACTCTTTTCAGATCCGTCTGGACTCCCTCCTCCTCTTCTACGAGTGCTCTGAGAACCCCATGGCTGAGACGTTCCACCCCTCCATCGTAGGAGAGAGCGTTTATGGAGACTTCAACGTAGCCTTGGATCACCTACAACAGAAACTGATCTGCACTCGAAATCCAGAGGAGATCCGGGGTGGCGGCTTGCTGAAGTACTGCCACCTGTTGGTGCGAGGTTTTCGTGCGGCTTCGGAAGCTGAGATGAAGCTTCTCGAACGCTACATGTGCTCCCGGTTCTTCATCGACTTCTCAGATCTGGCGGAACAAAGACGCAAGCTAGAGTCGTATTTGCAAAATCACTTTGTGGGACTAGAAGACCGGAAATATGAGTACCTGACCACCCTGTACAGCGTCGTCAATGAAAGTACAGTATGCCTGATGGGACATGAAAGGCGACAGACTTTGAGCCTCATCACCATGTTGGCAGTACGTGTTCTGGCAGAGCAAAATGTAATTCCCAACGTGACTAACGTCACTTGCTATTACCAGCCTGCACCGTACATTGCGGATGTCAACTTTAGCAATTACTATATTGCTCAGGTGCAGCCAGTCTACGCCTGCCAGCCCACCCACACATTCTCACCATGGTTGCCCTGCAACTGA